The following proteins come from a genomic window of Leptospira neocaledonica:
- the mfd gene encoding transcription-repair coupling factor: MAKLASTPGDWKKSLEDLLSSTKENSKISSVPVSVHSLLSSVLFQAQKNSKIVISPTNTESEFLYRESLSYLDPNLVCYLPGQEVLPYEYMRYPAEMKRERIQALARILSGEKILVFTSVSGFLKTLPEASALKERSLSVKLGQEIQPETLMRELIRLGYHRVDMCQAFGEFSLKGGILDVFSSFSADPIRIDFFGDEVESIRTFDPETQRSLENLKEAFLLPADEFILTDSQKEQYRNLIINADKSLHLPEIPDDAGGTYYEELIPMVRENKGILSFFKSKPGLVFPDPNGAKERYSHLLREYDALYEKRSKEILCAPPSFLLRDKEESEILENLSGIKFTQLPPSKPEDLICPLHQAPSFKGKIREVREKIGELKTEGGWKIILTSSFEAQTQRLLGLFESEGIRLLNSETSEPEPILLPNKSKEEVYLAVSEIRNGFLWEEEKLLFLSENDVFGREYKRKTRFKKQSSKAIQSFLDLKEGDFVVHVNHGVGKFLKIERVNAGGKERDFLKLEYYGGDTLFVPLDQISLVQRFVGGTERPRLDSLGKSTWKKTKDRVQKAVEGLAEDLVHMYSNRIKLQGYAFPPDTIYQEEFEAEFEYEETPDQIEAIEAVKKDLESTRPMDRLICGDVGYGKTEVAIRAAFKVAMAGKQILMLAPTTILALQHYNNMKKRFENYPITVELVSRLRTAAETRDVLKRFAAGKVDMLIGTHAVLANSVQPKNLGLLIIDEEQRFGVNHKESIKKIKNLVDVLTLTATPIPRTLHMALTGIRELSIIATPPKNRQSVETYVIEEDEEVLRDAIRTELSREGQVFYLYNRVESIEQETKRLNEIVPEASIGVLHGQMTEDEIEETLVDFYARKFDILVTTTIIESGIDIPNVNTLIVKRADLFGLSQLYQIRGRVGRSDRKAFAYLLLPKDRVVTEDAEKRLNTIYEYQELGSGFKVAMRDLEIRGAGNLLGKEQSGDIMEVGFDLYVQMLEEAIARIKGEEVKIEVRTAINLDSNFFIPESYIPDTRQKIEFYKRFEGARDLDEIEEVAQEMTDRFGEPPEEAKTFLMLEKIRTLASVLGFESVSELGEEIRLKLGAHFLGSYDKIVNLISARMGLTMNPREPNVLLYVPGKANQKDKLVKLVYFLTEMLPDKK, translated from the coding sequence ATGGCTAAATTGGCTTCCACTCCGGGCGATTGGAAAAAATCTTTAGAAGATCTTTTATCTTCTACAAAAGAGAATTCTAAAATTTCCTCCGTTCCTGTTTCCGTTCATTCTCTTTTATCTTCCGTTCTTTTTCAGGCACAGAAAAATTCTAAAATTGTAATCTCTCCTACAAATACCGAATCAGAGTTTTTATATAGAGAAAGTTTAAGTTATTTGGATCCTAATCTAGTTTGTTACCTTCCAGGCCAGGAAGTTTTACCTTACGAGTATATGCGTTATCCGGCTGAGATGAAAAGAGAAAGGATCCAGGCCCTGGCTCGCATTTTATCCGGAGAAAAAATTTTAGTATTCACTTCCGTTTCCGGTTTTTTGAAAACACTTCCTGAAGCTTCCGCACTGAAAGAAAGATCCTTATCCGTAAAATTAGGCCAAGAGATCCAACCTGAAACTTTAATGAGAGAACTTATTCGTTTAGGTTATCACAGAGTGGATATGTGTCAGGCATTCGGTGAGTTCAGTTTGAAGGGTGGTATCTTGGATGTATTTTCTTCCTTCTCCGCTGATCCTATTCGGATCGATTTTTTCGGGGACGAAGTGGAATCCATCCGCACATTCGATCCGGAAACACAAAGATCTTTGGAAAATCTGAAAGAAGCATTTTTACTTCCTGCGGACGAGTTCATTCTCACGGATTCTCAGAAAGAACAATATCGCAACCTGATTATAAATGCGGATAAGTCTTTACATTTGCCTGAGATTCCGGACGATGCAGGCGGAACATATTACGAAGAACTTATCCCGATGGTCCGGGAAAATAAAGGAATATTATCTTTTTTTAAATCAAAACCTGGACTTGTATTTCCGGATCCGAACGGAGCGAAAGAAAGATACTCTCATCTTTTGAGGGAATATGACGCACTTTACGAAAAAAGAAGTAAGGAGATTTTATGCGCTCCTCCTTCTTTCCTTTTGAGGGATAAAGAAGAATCCGAAATTTTAGAAAACCTAAGCGGTATTAAATTTACACAACTTCCGCCGAGTAAGCCTGAAGATCTGATATGCCCTCTACATCAGGCACCTTCTTTTAAGGGGAAGATCAGAGAGGTTCGAGAAAAAATAGGGGAGCTAAAAACGGAAGGCGGATGGAAAATCATCCTTACTTCTTCTTTCGAAGCCCAAACCCAAAGACTTTTGGGACTTTTTGAATCGGAAGGAATTCGTTTATTAAATTCGGAAACTTCTGAGCCGGAACCAATACTTCTTCCTAACAAATCCAAAGAAGAAGTATATTTGGCGGTTTCCGAAATACGAAACGGTTTTTTATGGGAAGAAGAGAAACTTCTATTCTTATCCGAGAATGATGTATTCGGCAGGGAATACAAACGTAAGACAAGATTCAAAAAACAAAGTAGTAAGGCCATCCAAAGTTTCCTAGACCTGAAAGAAGGGGACTTTGTGGTTCACGTAAACCATGGAGTCGGAAAATTCCTCAAAATAGAAAGAGTGAACGCTGGTGGAAAAGAAAGAGATTTTCTTAAACTGGAATATTATGGCGGAGACACGTTATTCGTCCCTTTGGATCAGATTTCTCTTGTCCAAAGATTTGTAGGCGGAACGGAAAGGCCTAGATTAGATAGCCTTGGTAAAAGTACCTGGAAAAAAACAAAGGACAGGGTCCAAAAGGCAGTCGAGGGCCTCGCAGAAGATTTGGTCCATATGTATTCCAATCGGATTAAATTACAGGGATATGCTTTTCCTCCGGACACGATCTACCAGGAAGAGTTTGAAGCTGAATTCGAATACGAAGAAACTCCGGATCAAATCGAAGCGATCGAAGCAGTTAAAAAGGACCTAGAATCCACAAGACCGATGGATCGTCTCATTTGCGGGGATGTGGGTTACGGAAAAACGGAAGTTGCCATCAGAGCAGCGTTCAAGGTGGCAATGGCAGGTAAACAGATCCTGATGCTTGCTCCTACAACGATCCTTGCCTTACAACATTATAATAATATGAAAAAGAGGTTCGAGAACTATCCGATCACAGTGGAATTAGTTTCTCGCCTTAGGACCGCGGCCGAAACCCGTGACGTTCTGAAACGTTTTGCCGCCGGAAAAGTGGACATGCTCATCGGAACTCATGCGGTTCTTGCAAATTCCGTCCAACCCAAAAATCTGGGGTTACTCATTATAGACGAAGAACAAAGATTCGGAGTGAACCATAAGGAATCCATTAAGAAGATTAAAAATCTTGTGGATGTTCTGACTTTGACCGCGACCCCGATCCCGCGCACGCTTCATATGGCATTAACCGGGATCAGGGAACTTTCTATCATAGCTACTCCGCCTAAAAACAGACAAAGTGTGGAAACATATGTGATCGAAGAAGACGAAGAGGTTCTAAGAGATGCGATCCGCACCGAACTTTCGAGAGAAGGGCAAGTATTCTATCTTTATAATAGAGTAGAATCCATTGAACAAGAGACTAAAAGATTAAACGAAATCGTTCCCGAGGCTTCCATCGGAGTTCTTCATGGACAAATGACAGAGGATGAGATCGAAGAAACCCTCGTGGATTTTTACGCCCGCAAATTTGATATTTTGGTCACAACTACCATTATCGAATCCGGGATAGATATCCCAAATGTAAATACTCTAATCGTAAAAAGAGCCGATCTATTCGGCCTTTCTCAGCTTTACCAGATTCGAGGTAGAGTGGGAAGAAGTGACCGAAAGGCGTTTGCCTACCTTCTTCTTCCTAAAGACAGGGTAGTAACGGAAGATGCGGAAAAACGACTGAATACTATTTACGAATACCAAGAACTTGGTTCCGGATTCAAGGTAGCAATGCGTGACTTGGAAATCCGAGGTGCAGGTAATCTTTTAGGAAAGGAACAATCCGGAGATATTATGGAAGTCGGCTTCGATCTGTATGTGCAGATGTTGGAAGAAGCGATCGCAAGAATTAAAGGAGAAGAAGTTAAAATTGAAGTGCGAACCGCGATCAATTTGGATTCTAACTTCTTCATTCCTGAATCATACATACCTGACACAAGGCAGAAGATAGAATTTTATAAACGATTCGAAGGCGCAAGAGATCTAGACGAAATAGAAGAAGTTGCCCAGGAAATGACGGATCGTTTCGGCGAACCTCCAGAAGAAGCAAAAACTTTCTTGATGTTGGAAAAAATTAGGACCCTTGCTTCCGTCTTAGGTTTTGAATCAGTCTCCGAGTTAGGGGAGGAAATTCGTCTGAAATTGGGAGCACATTTCTTAGGCAGTTATGACAAAATTGTAAACTTGATTTCGGCTCGGATGGGTCTTACCATGAATCCTAGAGAACCGAATGTTCTTTTGTACGTTCCCGGAAAAGCCAACCAAAAGGACAAACTTGTGAAACTTGTGTACTTCTTAACGGAAATGTTGCCCGACAAAAAGTAA
- the panC gene encoding pantoate--beta-alanine ligase, producing the protein MIVSKDPNEVRDQILSWKSEKLSVGFAPTMGFLHEGHANLFVRSAGENSKTVVSIFVNPAQFNDPEDYLKYPINTEGDLEICKSSKVDLVYLPDKDTMYPGGIPEVELRIPHLMKNLDATTRPGHFEGVLLVLSRLFHTIPADRSYFGKKDYQQYLVVKEFVKVLGFPMEIIGVDTVRSAEGLALSSRNARLIGQEKEEALLLIRALRLGESLIRQGEKDPSEVLTVMRDVLDSSSKIQTDYLEILDANTLEELPILKGEILLAVAAFLGQVRLIDNLTVKVS; encoded by the coding sequence ATGATCGTATCCAAGGATCCAAACGAGGTCAGAGACCAAATTCTTTCCTGGAAGTCCGAAAAACTTTCGGTAGGTTTTGCTCCTACCATGGGTTTTTTGCATGAAGGGCATGCGAATTTATTCGTTCGCTCGGCCGGCGAAAATTCCAAAACAGTAGTTTCTATTTTTGTAAATCCTGCACAATTCAATGATCCAGAAGATTATCTAAAATATCCGATCAATACGGAAGGTGATTTAGAAATTTGTAAATCGTCAAAAGTGGATCTGGTGTATTTACCGGATAAGGATACGATGTATCCGGGTGGAATTCCTGAAGTAGAATTACGGATCCCACATTTGATGAAAAATCTGGATGCTACTACCAGGCCTGGACATTTTGAAGGTGTTCTTTTAGTTCTTTCTCGTTTGTTTCATACAATTCCTGCGGATCGTTCTTATTTTGGTAAGAAGGATTACCAACAATATCTGGTTGTAAAAGAATTCGTAAAAGTTTTGGGATTTCCTATGGAGATCATAGGAGTGGATACGGTTCGCTCTGCAGAAGGCCTTGCATTAAGTTCCAGAAATGCTCGTTTAATAGGACAGGAAAAAGAAGAAGCACTGCTGCTCATCCGGGCATTACGTTTGGGAGAAAGTCTGATCCGACAAGGAGAAAAAGATCCTTCTGAAGTTTTGACTGTGATGAGAGATGTTCTGGATTCTTCTTCCAAAATACAAACGGATTATCTGGAAATTTTGGATGCAAACACATTGGAAGAACTTCCTATTCTAAAAGGAGAAATCCTTCTCGCCGTCGCTGCCTTCTTAGGGCAAGTAAGACTGATCGATAATCTAACCGTTAAGGTGTCTTAA
- the hisD gene encoding histidinol dehydrogenase, with amino-acid sequence MSIRIREVGLDFSFEPILQRAKQDLNDTLALVRPILDQVREGGDKAVYELTEKFDRIKPEKLVYPVSGWNGKADPELVSALEKAKENIETFHKAQIPADLDVNVSGNTLGIRYTPIESVTVYAPGGKALYPSTILMGVIPAKIAGVKHIQIVTPPQKDGIPDGLYAAAKIAGADAIVTVGGAQGIAAASYGTETISRSEFVIGPGNKFVTAAKVLLSGQGVIGIDSPAGPSEVLVIADDSANPNWVAADLLSQAEHGEDSAAILCTNSMEFAKKVSEEIDKALKERPKRESIKRASIENESWILVFPNLEECVNFSNLYAPEHLEIQTKNYQELFKKIKHAGSVFLGPYSPVAMGDYISGTNHILPTAGGSRIFSSLGVLTFLKRVTYQEVTRDSLEKLYPYVKVLSEFEGLDEEHGNSVKVRLSWNGKS; translated from the coding sequence ATGAGCATTCGTATCAGGGAAGTAGGGTTGGATTTCTCCTTTGAACCCATTCTCCAAAGAGCAAAGCAAGACTTAAATGACACTTTGGCCCTGGTACGTCCCATTTTGGACCAGGTGAGAGAAGGCGGAGACAAAGCCGTTTATGAGCTCACCGAAAAATTCGATCGAATAAAACCTGAAAAATTGGTTTATCCTGTCTCTGGCTGGAACGGAAAAGCGGACCCAGAACTAGTTTCCGCATTGGAAAAGGCCAAAGAGAATATTGAAACTTTCCACAAAGCCCAGATCCCAGCCGACTTAGACGTGAATGTCTCCGGAAATACATTAGGAATTCGTTATACTCCAATAGAATCGGTTACTGTATATGCTCCAGGCGGAAAGGCATTGTACCCTTCTACAATTTTGATGGGAGTGATCCCGGCAAAAATTGCAGGAGTAAAACATATACAGATTGTGACTCCTCCCCAGAAAGATGGTATTCCCGACGGATTGTATGCGGCGGCTAAGATTGCAGGTGCGGATGCGATCGTAACGGTAGGGGGTGCCCAAGGAATTGCCGCTGCCTCCTATGGGACTGAAACTATTTCTCGTTCCGAATTTGTGATCGGGCCTGGGAACAAGTTTGTGACGGCTGCAAAAGTTCTCTTAAGTGGACAAGGTGTGATCGGAATTGATAGTCCAGCGGGTCCAAGCGAAGTTCTTGTGATCGCAGACGATTCTGCAAATCCGAATTGGGTAGCGGCGGATTTACTTTCTCAAGCGGAACATGGAGAAGATTCAGCAGCGATACTTTGCACAAACTCTATGGAGTTCGCTAAAAAAGTTTCGGAAGAAATAGACAAGGCATTAAAGGAAAGACCTAAAAGAGAATCTATCAAAAGAGCCTCGATAGAAAACGAAAGTTGGATATTAGTTTTTCCTAATTTAGAAGAATGTGTAAATTTTTCTAATTTATATGCTCCTGAACATTTAGAGATCCAAACTAAAAACTATCAGGAATTATTCAAAAAAATTAAACATGCCGGTTCCGTATTTTTAGGACCTTATTCTCCTGTGGCAATGGGGGATTATATTAGCGGCACAAATCATATTCTTCCAACAGCGGGGGGAAGTAGGATCTTTTCTTCCTTAGGAGTTCTTACATTCTTAAAAAGAGTGACCTATCAAGAAGTGACTAGGGACTCTTTGGAAAAATTATATCCATATGTAAAAGTTCTCTCCGAATTCGAAGGTTTGGATGAGGAACATGGAAATTCAGTGAAAGTAAGACTTTCCTGGAACGGAAAATCATGA
- the xth gene encoding exodeoxyribonuclease III, with protein sequence MKVFCLNCNGIRSAWGKGLGDILSSEKPDFVCFQETKAQPDQLSSEIWEKLGYKAFFHSAVKKGYSGVSIWTKQEPKKVTYGLDLDEFDKEGRSVLVEFDSYAIWTVYFPSGTTGDVRQAAKMRFLDEFLKISAKLKKKHSNLILCGDVNIAHTEMDIHDPKGNAKNSGFLPEERAWVTKFLSTGWVDSFRELYPNKQEYTWWTFRAGARGNNKGWRIDYFFVTPELKSKLKKLTVKKDPILSDHAAMILEVDLPKK encoded by the coding sequence ATGAAAGTTTTCTGTCTGAACTGCAATGGAATCCGATCCGCTTGGGGCAAGGGCCTTGGCGATATCCTCTCTTCTGAAAAACCCGATTTTGTATGTTTCCAAGAAACCAAAGCGCAGCCGGACCAACTCAGTTCGGAAATTTGGGAAAAATTGGGATACAAGGCATTCTTCCATTCAGCGGTAAAAAAAGGTTACTCTGGAGTTTCCATTTGGACCAAACAGGAACCTAAAAAAGTAACCTATGGACTCGATCTAGATGAATTTGATAAAGAAGGAAGAAGTGTCCTTGTAGAATTTGATTCATACGCGATCTGGACAGTTTACTTTCCTTCCGGAACCACGGGTGACGTGAGACAAGCTGCCAAAATGAGATTTTTAGATGAATTCTTAAAAATCTCCGCAAAACTAAAAAAGAAACATTCTAACCTAATACTCTGCGGGGATGTGAATATCGCCCATACAGAAATGGACATACATGATCCGAAAGGAAATGCAAAGAATAGTGGATTCCTTCCGGAAGAAAGAGCCTGGGTAACCAAATTCCTTTCTACAGGTTGGGTGGATAGTTTTAGGGAATTATATCCGAATAAACAGGAATATACCTGGTGGACTTTTAGAGCGGGAGCGAGAGGGAATAATAAGGGCTGGAGAATTGATTACTTTTTCGTAACCCCGGAGCTTAAATCCAAACTTAAAAAACTCACAGTCAAAAAAGATCCCATCCTTTCCGATCATGCAGCGATGATCTTAGAAGTGGATCTTCCTAAAAAATAA
- a CDS encoding GGDEF domain-containing response regulator yields the protein MFGPTKEKSESSATIGESDKILILDDAPENCQLVERILKKAGYGDVISTQSPETALEWLGLQGNAENKKDISLLLLDILLPGGMNGLDILRTLSSKEEFSDLPVIIITAIHDTQTLESAFELGAIDYVTKPFDAHELRARVRSTLRLRHEMLQRKQRERDLEEITDKLSEAYQTLLRVSRTDGLSGIWNRRFFDEILEVEWKRACRSEKPISLLLLDIDFFKKFNDTYGHQAGDECIRQVAGVLKNTARRAGDFPARYGGEEFAVILPETDSDKALVVAENIRTRVQELKIAHEGSQTSEFVSVSIGISSRMSGKDKESKKFLEEADKALYKSKEDGRNRSTVFKD from the coding sequence ATGTTCGGACCAACGAAAGAAAAAAGCGAATCATCCGCGACGATTGGCGAATCGGACAAAATTCTCATTCTGGACGATGCTCCAGAAAACTGTCAGCTTGTAGAAAGGATCCTAAAAAAAGCAGGATACGGAGACGTAATATCTACTCAATCACCTGAGACAGCTTTGGAATGGTTAGGTCTCCAAGGAAACGCGGAAAACAAAAAAGATATTTCACTTTTACTTTTGGATATTCTTCTTCCCGGAGGAATGAACGGTCTGGATATCCTACGCACCTTAAGCTCTAAGGAAGAATTTTCCGACCTTCCTGTTATTATCATCACAGCAATTCACGATACCCAAACCTTGGAGTCCGCATTCGAATTAGGTGCGATCGATTACGTTACAAAACCTTTTGATGCTCATGAATTAAGAGCAAGGGTCCGTTCTACTTTGAGGCTTCGTCATGAGATGCTCCAAAGAAAACAAAGAGAAAGAGACCTAGAAGAGATCACCGATAAACTTTCGGAAGCCTACCAAACATTGCTCAGAGTTTCCAGAACGGATGGTCTTTCCGGGATTTGGAACAGAAGATTTTTTGATGAGATCTTAGAGGTAGAATGGAAAAGAGCCTGTCGTTCCGAAAAACCGATCTCATTACTTTTATTGGATATAGATTTTTTCAAAAAATTTAACGATACATATGGTCACCAAGCGGGAGACGAATGTATTCGTCAGGTCGCAGGAGTCCTAAAAAATACCGCCAGAAGAGCTGGGGATTTTCCTGCTCGTTACGGCGGAGAAGAATTTGCAGTGATCTTACCCGAAACCGATTCGGACAAAGCACTAGTAGTTGCGGAAAATATTCGGACTCGTGTACAAGAACTGAAGATCGCTCATGAAGGTTCCCAGACTTCTGAGTTTGTTTCTGTGAGTATTGGGATCAGTAGTCGTATGTCCGGAAAAGATAAAGAGAGCAAAAAGTTTTTGGAAGAGGCCGACAAGGCTCTTTATAAATCCAAAGAAGACGGAAGAAATAGAAGTACAGTCTTTAAAGATTAA
- a CDS encoding four-helix bundle copper-binding protein: MEQKISRKQILGLGATTMALLASSSVLGHDHGDKKAPKKKKAEKTSVPGSAIEASSACILKGRICINMCVDMLAEGHKEMADCLRSVEETVALCDAFVVLSSLGSASSKKLASICLESCERCAAQCDKHADHHEECKACSEACKACISEFKKLLAA, encoded by the coding sequence TTGGAACAGAAAATATCTAGAAAACAAATCCTAGGCCTAGGTGCGACTACCATGGCTTTACTTGCAAGTTCCTCCGTTTTAGGACATGATCACGGAGATAAAAAAGCTCCTAAAAAGAAAAAGGCCGAAAAAACTTCCGTACCAGGCTCCGCAATAGAAGCCTCCTCTGCCTGTATTTTGAAGGGTAGAATTTGTATCAATATGTGCGTGGACATGTTGGCAGAAGGTCATAAGGAAATGGCGGATTGTCTTAGATCAGTCGAGGAGACTGTGGCATTATGCGACGCATTCGTTGTATTATCTTCACTTGGTTCGGCTTCCTCTAAAAAGTTAGCCTCGATTTGTTTGGAGTCCTGCGAAAGATGTGCAGCTCAATGTGATAAACATGCAGACCATCACGAAGAGTGTAAGGCCTGTTCGGAAGCTTGCAAAGCATGTATTTCCGAATTTAAAAAATTACTGGCTGCTTAA
- a CDS encoding histidine kinase dimerization/phosphoacceptor domain -containing protein: MNARVVSVRVKQILVVEDNEDDSRLFEIFLKEADPSGVRLKHSPTVADALEILKDQGEEIDCILLDLTLPDSFGLDGFEMIKKGFPKIPIVICSGTQDESVAMEALQSGGQDYLIKGKFDSHLLFRSILYAIERQDMLSKLEEQAFLIKENEKRYRLIFEHNPHPIVLYNYDCEGILDLNQETERIYGFDREELLHMKFSDLFIGAFSGDRRQYMALHNGKNIPETHVHRSKEGTPLLMEITSYKFQLEGKEVVLAILVDMTKWKQSEDNLIQSLRDKEALLQEIHHRVKNNLQIMASLLNLQANYAKNKEVTRELRDTESRIYSMSLVHNELYNSKSLAEIGLGSYVEKLLDNLWNVYGVGPEIGRMIDVGNLSLAVEKALPIGMMINEIATNSIKYAYSEKKKGQFYIKAKSGNGIFYLEVGDDGKGIPDYPQIEAKETLGLQLIRILSKQLKAKLDINTSAPGTRFQIEFEY, from the coding sequence ATGAATGCAAGAGTAGTATCCGTCCGGGTAAAACAAATTTTAGTAGTGGAGGACAACGAGGACGATTCTCGTTTGTTCGAAATATTTTTGAAAGAAGCTGATCCTTCCGGGGTACGGTTGAAACATTCTCCTACGGTAGCGGACGCTTTGGAAATACTGAAAGACCAAGGAGAAGAGATCGATTGTATTCTTCTGGACCTAACCCTACCTGATAGTTTCGGGTTGGACGGTTTCGAAATGATCAAAAAGGGATTTCCTAAAATACCTATAGTAATCTGTTCCGGGACCCAGGATGAATCGGTTGCAATGGAAGCATTACAGTCGGGCGGTCAGGATTATCTGATCAAAGGAAAATTCGATTCTCATCTTCTTTTTAGATCCATTTTATATGCGATTGAAAGACAGGATATGTTGTCCAAGTTGGAAGAGCAGGCATTCCTTATCAAAGAAAATGAAAAAAGATATAGGCTGATCTTTGAACATAATCCTCATCCGATCGTTTTATACAATTATGATTGTGAAGGGATTTTGGATCTAAACCAAGAAACTGAAAGGATTTACGGTTTCGATCGGGAAGAACTTCTTCATATGAAATTTTCAGATCTGTTTATTGGCGCTTTTTCGGGAGACCGTAGGCAGTATATGGCCTTACATAACGGAAAAAATATTCCGGAAACACATGTGCATAGATCCAAGGAAGGAACTCCTCTCTTAATGGAGATTACTTCTTATAAATTCCAATTAGAAGGAAAGGAAGTGGTTCTTGCAATCTTGGTAGATATGACCAAGTGGAAACAATCCGAAGATAATCTGATACAATCTTTGAGAGATAAGGAAGCACTTCTACAGGAGATCCATCATAGGGTTAAAAATAATCTGCAGATCATGGCAAGTCTTCTAAACTTGCAGGCAAATTATGCAAAGAATAAAGAAGTGACCAGGGAACTTAGGGATACGGAGAGTAGGATCTACTCTATGTCCTTGGTCCATAACGAACTTTATAATTCCAAAAGCCTGGCTGAGATCGGTCTAGGTTCTTATGTCGAAAAGTTATTGGATAATCTTTGGAATGTGTATGGGGTCGGACCTGAAATCGGAAGAATGATCGATGTGGGAAATTTAAGTTTGGCAGTGGAGAAGGCCCTTCCCATCGGAATGATGATCAATGAGATCGCCACAAATTCTATCAAATACGCTTATTCTGAAAAGAAGAAGGGGCAGTTTTATATAAAGGCAAAATCAGGAAATGGGATATTTTATTTGGAAGTTGGGGACGATGGAAAGGGGATCCCGGATTATCCTCAGATAGAAGCCAAAGAAACCTTAGGTTTGCAACTGATCCGGATTTTATCCAAACAGTTGAAGGCAAAATTGGACATCAATACCTCAGCTCCAGGAACCCGATTCCAGATAGAGTTCGAGTATTAA
- a CDS encoding response regulator, whose protein sequence is MSTSSKQYFDILLVEDNPADVRLTIEALNDLKSEKRLFIAKDGEEAIDFVKGEGEFVGARRPDLILLDLNLPKKNGLEVLEELKSDPEYKRIPVVVLTTSGSERDIIATFNLHANSYIQKPVEYDNFLEAMDTLRIYWFKTSRLPPK, encoded by the coding sequence ATGAGCACTTCTTCCAAACAATATTTTGATATTCTTCTTGTGGAGGATAATCCTGCGGATGTCCGACTCACTATAGAAGCATTGAACGATCTTAAGTCCGAAAAAAGATTATTCATCGCGAAAGACGGGGAAGAGGCAATCGACTTCGTAAAAGGAGAGGGAGAATTCGTAGGTGCAAGACGCCCTGATCTGATCCTATTAGATCTGAATCTTCCTAAAAAGAACGGATTAGAAGTTTTAGAAGAACTTAAATCGGACCCTGAATACAAAAGAATTCCTGTTGTGGTTTTGACTACTTCCGGATCGGAAAGGGATATTATCGCCACTTTTAATCTACACGCGAACTCATATATACAGAAACCGGTGGAGTACGATAATTTTTTGGAAGCGATGGATACGTTACGTATCTATTGGTTCAAAACTTCGAGGTTGCCTCCGAAATGA